In Opitutaceae bacterium TAV5, one genomic interval encodes:
- a CDS encoding AraC family transcriptional regulator, producing MQLTRTESFCDVIDRLEVDRKQCPPLRNLGLLNVGITHASGNWCFIRPEPGFGLVIATISGAGMVACRESWQEAEWETAYIMPPGVAHGYRVSPRSGEWKYAWAKFETTEKYPELFQDAHPGLMPAASYALEAANRGLFTEVTRGNSPQLVGIWCDLVRASLTALTNRRAMDPRIEKLWEVVVQRLEEDWVVEKLAAEAHVGREHLRRLCQRHYGCSPRHRLTRLRLRKSCELLLLTDTTLDVIAERVGFSDAFSLSKAFAREYGMPPSRYREKARTTARESGMV from the coding sequence ATGCAGCTCACCAGGACAGAAAGCTTTTGCGATGTGATCGACCGGTTGGAGGTAGACCGGAAGCAGTGTCCGCCATTGAGAAATCTGGGGTTGCTCAATGTGGGGATCACGCACGCCAGCGGCAACTGGTGTTTCATCCGGCCCGAGCCGGGTTTCGGGCTGGTGATCGCGACCATTTCGGGCGCAGGCATGGTGGCATGTCGCGAGAGCTGGCAGGAGGCGGAGTGGGAAACGGCCTACATCATGCCGCCCGGCGTGGCGCACGGCTACCGGGTGAGCCCGCGATCCGGCGAATGGAAGTACGCATGGGCAAAATTCGAAACGACGGAAAAATATCCGGAACTTTTTCAGGATGCTCACCCCGGGCTGATGCCGGCGGCTTCCTATGCGCTGGAGGCGGCAAACCGCGGGCTGTTCACCGAGGTGACGAGGGGAAACTCGCCGCAGCTTGTCGGCATCTGGTGCGATCTGGTCCGGGCGTCATTGACTGCCCTGACGAACCGACGGGCCATGGATCCGCGAATCGAAAAATTATGGGAAGTGGTCGTGCAGCGGCTGGAAGAGGATTGGGTGGTGGAGAAACTGGCGGCGGAGGCGCATGTCGGCAGGGAGCACCTGCGGCGGCTTTGCCAGCGACACTACGGGTGCAGTCCACGTCACCGGCTGACACGGCTTCGCCTGCGAAAATCCTGCGAATTGCTGCTGCTGACGGATACCACGCTCGATGTGATTGCGGAGCGGGTGGGATTCAGCGATGCGTTTTCTCTCAGCAAGGCGTTCGCGCGGGAATACGGGATGCCGCCGTCGCGTTATCGGGAGAAGGCGAGAACGACCGCGCGGGAATCGGGCATGGTGTAG
- a CDS encoding hydrolase GDSL — translation MIQKIRLLTLAAALVATGLAPVTSAASSSDADGFYLKDGDRVVFYGDSITDQRLYTTFAETFVVTRFPALGISFTHSGWGGDRVTGGNSGGGPIDTRLERDVYAYNPTVMTIMLGMNDGSYRAFDQGIFDTYKNGLTSIVGKVQKKLPGIRLTLIQPSPYDDVTRAPNPNIPGGYNSVLIRYGAAVKEIASANNQNVADLNTSVVAMLEKAKATDAKLAEKIIPDRVHPGGSGHLIMAAALLKSWNAPSIVTDVAIDAAASRITRAENTRVTGLNVTPAAITWSQLDAALPMPVDMGNAETALAVRSSGFIADLDRQPLRVTGLTAAGYDLAIDGKPVGHFTPAQLAEGINLATLATPMAAQAAEVHKLTIQRANLHNTRWRTFQVPYANAGEAIRASLPDVMKALDDADLAAARMQRAAAQPVVRRYELKGLTQDQIAAQGVPAEQLPAGVGQNLALNKKWKSTAPNTYGWDSGLTDGSWAGNKTNTWATDDKDTFPKSVTVDLDTPATIGHIVTGVPAFGSTKTVAVSISADGQNFTEVGRYAFSLRKEEKRLFNFEPAAARYVRLTYVDHHAERVNYNNTFAFTTDVQVFAPAR, via the coding sequence ATGATCCAAAAAATCCGACTCCTCACCCTGGCCGCCGCGCTCGTCGCGACCGGCCTCGCTCCGGTCACCAGCGCGGCTTCCTCTTCCGATGCCGACGGCTTTTATCTCAAGGACGGCGACCGCGTCGTCTTCTATGGCGACAGCATCACCGACCAGCGCCTCTACACCACGTTTGCCGAGACCTTTGTCGTCACACGCTTCCCCGCGCTGGGCATCTCTTTCACCCACTCCGGCTGGGGAGGAGACCGCGTCACCGGCGGCAATTCCGGCGGCGGTCCCATCGATACCCGTCTCGAACGCGACGTGTATGCCTACAACCCTACCGTCATGACCATCATGCTCGGCATGAACGACGGCAGCTACCGGGCCTTCGACCAGGGGATTTTCGACACCTACAAAAACGGCCTCACCTCCATCGTCGGAAAGGTGCAGAAGAAACTCCCCGGCATCCGCCTGACGCTCATCCAGCCCTCGCCCTACGATGACGTTACCCGCGCCCCCAACCCGAACATTCCCGGCGGTTACAACTCTGTCCTCATCCGCTACGGCGCCGCGGTGAAGGAAATCGCCAGCGCGAACAACCAGAACGTTGCCGACCTCAACACCTCTGTCGTCGCCATGCTTGAAAAAGCCAAGGCCACCGACGCCAAACTCGCGGAAAAAATCATTCCCGACCGCGTCCATCCCGGCGGCTCCGGCCACCTCATCATGGCCGCCGCGCTTCTCAAATCCTGGAATGCTCCGTCCATCGTCACCGATGTCGCCATCGACGCTGCCGCCTCGCGCATCACCCGCGCCGAAAACACCCGCGTCACCGGCCTGAATGTCACGCCGGCCGCGATCACCTGGTCCCAGCTCGATGCCGCGCTCCCCATGCCGGTCGACATGGGCAATGCCGAAACCGCTCTCGCCGTCCGCTCTTCCGGCTTCATCGCCGACCTCGACCGGCAACCCTTGCGCGTCACCGGCCTCACCGCCGCCGGCTACGACCTGGCCATCGACGGCAAACCCGTGGGTCACTTCACCCCGGCCCAGCTTGCCGAAGGCATCAACCTCGCCACCCTCGCCACGCCCATGGCCGCCCAGGCCGCCGAAGTCCACAAGCTCACGATTCAGCGCGCCAACCTCCACAATACCCGCTGGCGCACCTTCCAGGTTCCCTACGCCAATGCCGGCGAAGCCATCCGGGCCTCTCTGCCTGACGTGATGAAAGCGCTCGACGATGCCGACCTCGCCGCCGCCCGCATGCAGCGCGCCGCCGCGCAGCCCGTTGTCCGCCGCTACGAACTGAAAGGTCTCACCCAGGACCAGATCGCCGCCCAGGGTGTGCCTGCCGAACAACTCCCCGCCGGTGTCGGCCAAAACCTCGCGCTCAACAAAAAATGGAAATCCACCGCTCCCAATACCTATGGCTGGGACAGCGGCCTCACCGACGGCTCCTGGGCGGGCAACAAGACGAATACCTGGGCCACGGACGACAAGGACACCTTCCCCAAGAGCGTGACCGTCGACCTCGATACGCCGGCCACGATCGGCCACATCGTCACCGGCGTCCCCGCCTTCGGCTCCACCAAAACCGTCGCGGTTTCGATCAGCGCCGACGGACAGAATTTCACCGAGGTCGGCCGCTACGCCTTCTCGTTGCGCAAGGAAGAAAAACGCCTCTTCAACTTCGAGCCCGCCGCCGCCCGTTACGTCCGCCTCACCTATGTGGACCACCACGCCGAACGTGTGAACTATAACAACACGTTCGCCTTTACGACGGACGTGCAGGTCTTCGCGCCGGCCAGATAA
- a CDS encoding alpha-N-arabinofuranosidase, with protein sequence MKPACVKPFSKNVYSASVAVDAAEAFGAIEPEIYGQYFEHVKESEECIYPAVWDDRSPLSDEKGLRKDVMAAAREMEVPVVRWPGGSFADVYHWENGIGPRERRPVLPNKHWGGQESHQFGADEFLHWSEQVGCKPYLNVNLGSGTLEEALRWLEYCNGGVDTEQGRRRAANGRAEPYAVPYWGIGNETWAPGETGHMDAATYAKTLARWASAMKERDPSIKILAAGSSAGNDPAWDREVLANAGELIDCLTLHMYASSSKDVADEYETVAFTPVYFDFQIRKMLAAIDGARNETGLKKEVRIAIDEWNIRHYATSDRSSHAGLLRKDPRNVEDAVFVAGTLNVMLRHCPRVAMANYVFLVNGHAPLLVNADRVVKTTLFHVFRQYTKWMRGQSLETIVESPSVKTPSLRSASAYLKGCDAQESPLLDSAAALHDDGTIVLSLINRHRSDAAEVALRLPAGYRVKRSWTLGHEDPKAANDFGDPEKVLPVEQDVGETVASWNCAPKTVVLLSCGKEN encoded by the coding sequence ATGAAACCCGCTTGTGTGAAACCCTTTTCCAAAAACGTTTACTCCGCGAGCGTGGCAGTCGATGCGGCCGAGGCGTTCGGCGCGATCGAGCCGGAAATCTACGGCCAGTATTTCGAGCATGTGAAGGAGTCCGAAGAGTGCATCTATCCTGCGGTGTGGGATGACCGGTCTCCGTTGTCCGACGAAAAGGGCCTGCGCAAGGATGTGATGGCGGCGGCGCGGGAAATGGAGGTGCCGGTGGTGCGATGGCCGGGCGGATCTTTCGCGGATGTGTATCATTGGGAAAACGGAATCGGCCCGCGGGAGAGGCGGCCGGTGTTGCCGAACAAACATTGGGGCGGGCAGGAGTCTCATCAGTTCGGGGCCGACGAGTTCCTGCATTGGTCGGAGCAGGTGGGGTGCAAACCGTATCTCAACGTAAATCTCGGCTCGGGCACGCTCGAGGAGGCATTGCGGTGGCTGGAATACTGCAATGGCGGAGTCGATACGGAGCAGGGAAGACGGCGGGCGGCGAACGGCCGTGCGGAGCCCTATGCGGTGCCGTACTGGGGGATCGGCAACGAGACATGGGCCCCGGGGGAGACCGGGCACATGGACGCGGCAACGTATGCGAAGACGCTGGCGCGGTGGGCGTCCGCGATGAAAGAACGCGACCCTTCCATCAAGATCCTCGCGGCGGGATCGAGCGCGGGAAACGATCCGGCATGGGACCGCGAAGTGCTGGCAAACGCCGGTGAGTTGATCGATTGTCTGACGCTGCACATGTACGCCAGCTCCTCGAAAGACGTGGCGGATGAATACGAAACGGTGGCTTTCACGCCGGTCTATTTCGATTTTCAGATCAGGAAGATGCTGGCGGCAATCGACGGGGCCCGGAACGAAACGGGCCTGAAAAAGGAGGTGCGAATCGCCATCGACGAATGGAACATCCGCCACTACGCGACGAGCGACAGGAGTTCCCACGCCGGCCTGTTGCGAAAGGATCCGCGCAACGTGGAGGATGCGGTGTTCGTGGCGGGGACCCTGAACGTGATGCTGCGACACTGTCCGCGGGTCGCGATGGCGAATTACGTGTTTCTGGTCAACGGCCACGCGCCCTTGCTGGTAAATGCCGATCGGGTGGTGAAAACGACCCTGTTCCATGTGTTTCGCCAATACACAAAATGGATGCGAGGCCAGTCCCTCGAAACGATCGTGGAAAGTCCGTCGGTGAAAACGCCTTCGCTACGCAGCGCGAGTGCGTATTTGAAAGGGTGTGACGCGCAGGAGTCGCCGCTGCTGGATTCCGCGGCGGCATTGCACGACGACGGCACAATCGTATTGAGTCTGATCAACCGGCATCGTTCGGACGCGGCGGAGGTTGCGCTGAGGCTACCTGCGGGGTACCGGGTGAAACGGTCCTGGACACTGGGACACGAAGACCCGAAGGCGGCGAATGATTTTGGAGATCCTGAAAAAGTGCTTCCGGTCGAGCAGGACGTGGGCGAAACCGTCGCCTCATGGAACTGCGCTCCGAAGACCGTGGTGCTGCTCTCCTGCGGAAAAGAAAACTGA
- a CDS encoding type II secretory pathway protein, giving the protein MVIFLRKFPSSWFLFIAILGGCLALFAGCQSSSSKTSSDPAKGSPAPAELPRPPVSTTHDKEIRAVLDAARTGKWETAEEQIADLKRRDPSDPTVDRIYSWIFVEAQRRRDRSLENELRDIESTDTRFTNNFQDFFTESKARGLDLPQSLREALDDVPKSSVIPPTYGQTVNRSGPLVGIDESEGPMETLLRKPVTLQVDDVTLESIIFTVGKSTGINFVADRGLAQFQKKLSVNMKDVPLSQFLNYVSRQMELHFEVGDNLVWIVDAKEKKNLFEETRFYRLSRGFVMPAQFGASEVKETKVTDKDKTTVTTNQTIEQFVRDGAPASPSIETAIQKFFTGSKYMIDYERNIIVATGTRDQLKSIENIIREFDRPVQQVLIEARFITISEAAFQQLGLNWETNRPATATRSATDYTGIATNVGFGLERTFTSVFGSDTLSATLTAIEQSGESQTLSAPRLTVVNNRPATIRDGKTQYYYEEYQVSQTILENRSTSSLVPKGTPTKLTAGVSLDVLASIGGDGHSIMLALRPSVSQDVELVTFATISDLDADGKVVSTFDIKLPQSRDQELSTRVIVQSGETVVMGGVIENEQSTFTESVPILGAIPFIGALFRTKTEVSKPRYLLIFVTATLLSESGEFIRYNNASGGRAAAGTTTVEPRRPGLPRRIRNRTPEEPIYSPVPSASATNEAPAPAVPPAPATPAPATPPASTPPPADAAPPPATPAPAPAPAPEPAPRTP; this is encoded by the coding sequence ATGGTCATCTTCCTGCGGAAATTCCCGTCATCCTGGTTCCTGTTCATCGCTATCCTCGGAGGGTGTCTGGCTCTGTTTGCCGGTTGCCAGAGCTCCTCCTCGAAGACGTCTTCCGATCCGGCCAAAGGCAGCCCGGCACCGGCGGAGCTGCCCCGCCCGCCCGTCAGTACGACGCACGACAAGGAAATCCGCGCCGTCCTCGATGCGGCCCGCACCGGCAAATGGGAGACCGCCGAGGAACAGATCGCCGATCTCAAGCGGCGCGACCCTTCCGACCCGACCGTGGATCGCATCTATAGCTGGATTTTCGTCGAGGCGCAACGGCGGCGCGACCGTTCGCTGGAGAACGAATTGCGTGACATCGAGTCCACCGACACCCGCTTCACCAACAACTTCCAGGACTTTTTCACCGAATCCAAGGCCCGCGGCCTCGACTTGCCGCAAAGCCTTCGCGAGGCGCTCGATGATGTGCCCAAGTCATCCGTCATTCCTCCCACTTACGGGCAGACGGTCAACCGCTCGGGCCCGCTCGTCGGCATCGATGAGAGCGAGGGTCCGATGGAGACTTTGCTCAGGAAGCCCGTCACGCTCCAGGTCGATGACGTGACGCTCGAGTCGATCATTTTTACCGTCGGCAAGAGCACCGGCATCAACTTCGTCGCCGACCGCGGCCTTGCCCAGTTCCAGAAAAAACTGAGCGTAAACATGAAGGACGTGCCGCTCTCGCAGTTTCTCAACTACGTGTCGCGCCAGATGGAGCTGCATTTCGAGGTCGGCGACAACCTCGTGTGGATCGTCGATGCCAAGGAGAAGAAAAACCTCTTCGAGGAGACGCGCTTTTACCGGCTCTCGCGCGGCTTCGTGATGCCGGCCCAGTTCGGGGCGAGCGAAGTCAAGGAGACCAAGGTGACGGACAAGGATAAAACCACCGTCACCACCAACCAGACCATCGAGCAGTTTGTCCGCGACGGCGCGCCCGCCTCTCCCTCGATCGAGACGGCCATCCAGAAATTTTTCACCGGCTCGAAGTACATGATCGACTACGAGCGCAACATCATCGTCGCCACCGGCACGCGCGACCAGCTGAAGTCCATCGAGAACATTATCCGCGAGTTCGACCGGCCCGTACAGCAGGTGCTGATCGAGGCGCGCTTCATCACCATCTCGGAAGCCGCTTTCCAGCAGCTTGGTCTCAACTGGGAAACCAATCGCCCCGCCACCGCCACCCGCTCCGCGACCGACTACACCGGCATCGCCACCAACGTCGGCTTCGGCCTGGAACGCACCTTCACCAGCGTGTTTGGCAGCGACACCCTCTCCGCTACCCTCACCGCCATCGAGCAGAGCGGCGAGAGCCAGACGCTCAGCGCGCCCCGGCTCACCGTCGTCAACAACCGCCCGGCCACCATCCGCGACGGCAAGACCCAGTACTACTACGAAGAATACCAGGTCTCGCAGACTATCCTGGAAAACCGCTCCACCTCCTCGCTCGTGCCCAAGGGCACGCCGACCAAACTCACCGCCGGCGTGTCGCTCGACGTGCTCGCCAGCATCGGCGGCGACGGCCACAGCATCATGCTCGCGCTCAGGCCCAGCGTCTCGCAGGACGTGGAGCTCGTGACCTTTGCCACCATCAGCGACCTCGATGCCGACGGCAAGGTGGTGAGCACCTTCGACATCAAGCTCCCGCAATCCCGCGACCAGGAACTCTCCACCCGCGTCATCGTCCAGTCCGGCGAGACGGTCGTCATGGGCGGCGTGATCGAAAACGAGCAAAGCACGTTCACCGAATCCGTGCCCATCCTCGGCGCCATTCCATTTATTGGCGCGCTGTTTCGCACAAAAACGGAAGTCAGCAAGCCGCGTTATCTGCTCATCTTCGTGACGGCCACGTTGTTGTCCGAAAGCGGCGAATTCATCCGCTACAACAATGCCTCCGGCGGGCGCGCCGCCGCCGGCACCACCACCGTCGAACCGCGCCGTCCGGGTCTGCCACGCCGTATCCGCAACCGTACGCCCGAGGAGCCGATTTATTCGCCGGTCCCGTCCGCGTCCGCCACCAACGAAGCACCGGCGCCGGCCGTCCCCCCCGCACCCGCGACACCGGCTCCCGCCACGCCGCCAGCCAGCACCCCGCCGCCGGCTGACGCTGCGCCGCCCCCGGCTACGCCTGCTCCCGCGCCCGCGCCGGCC
- a CDS encoding alpha-L-rhamnosidase, with amino-acid sequence MRPPFQSRPLPAPRAPLPFIWRDASLCAAPNTWTYFRKVFSWTPGRNGTSAYAGFAADPTARVWLNGRLVLDRTMRFMTPHIPVETLNLSPFLIAGENVLVVLHHWWGVPTFQRSPGGRPGIALVWDCEQNNAATDATWNWRDADEFDPHPHQTIGHDGARRIRFPVLLDTRREAPGLHAPAGDNRPDWRPAVPVISEAWACPLRKETPVLTLDDYIPAARLISTGRITRTASTAALPDHEVGRRIRETLHHPDRGAGVPPATWHGHPAHDSDVARASLPVSVASPRAAGVPPADDAQRRPLPSIVLNVQRSVFDDGAAVAASTYTTLDFARPVHGYLTLDIADAPAGAILEFGYGELATNPRDGAPLITSDGHFDPEFTCGSPFGDRVILRGGPQTVTLPEERTWRYLLVHRSDDNLATTVISRIACRTSQHPVTQTGAFEILDSQFQIRAPRFGAALVRLCLDHARITMSDTYVDTPGREDAQWLEDIQYRARLAATWFGDTALRQVTLRHAVEQQDPQTGLFRVFAPEDYQTSGCQFLDWGMTWIGLLHDDWQWTGQTTLLQRYYPALKKFLTALKHLTTADGLLTGENCLADNHGSQRLDHATGESGYESIPNTWYYGYLLQSAEIADALDESADAAEYRHRAARLRAAFRRFLTESQRPEPGGQKPEKTTTSALHSHDGSGLRTPDSGFWPLSSGLCSVAELWTSDAGPHAWGQAAVVNAIYHGLIPDRATARAMLQTAFPAPDGIPPQNSPIKRWNTPTTIYRALCVLSEHGLGPLAAAHLAATYGPHLPDGPLPEYFLSGPDRQPVDPTGSHGWAAVPLAWLHDTVLGVRYHHATPTTSARIVVKPHYAGWDTVSGTVVTPAGPVTVRIDWSARSLDVAAPDGVPVVKNLPVFTGNNTRAPNQEDTTPQTVSLTS; translated from the coding sequence ATGCGTCCACCTTTCCAGTCCCGTCCGCTTCCGGCCCCCCGCGCCCCGCTGCCGTTCATCTGGCGCGACGCCTCCCTTTGCGCGGCACCCAACACCTGGACGTATTTCCGGAAAGTTTTTTCGTGGACACCCGGTCGCAACGGCACGTCCGCATACGCCGGTTTTGCCGCCGACCCCACCGCCCGCGTCTGGCTCAACGGCCGCCTTGTCCTCGACCGCACGATGCGGTTCATGACCCCGCACATCCCCGTCGAAACCCTCAACCTTTCGCCGTTTCTCATCGCAGGTGAAAACGTCCTCGTCGTCCTCCATCACTGGTGGGGCGTACCCACCTTCCAGCGTTCTCCCGGCGGACGCCCCGGCATCGCGCTCGTTTGGGATTGTGAACAAAACAACGCCGCCACCGACGCCACCTGGAACTGGCGCGACGCGGACGAATTCGACCCGCACCCGCACCAGACCATCGGCCACGATGGCGCCCGCCGCATCCGTTTCCCTGTTCTCCTCGACACCCGTCGCGAAGCCCCCGGCCTTCACGCGCCCGCCGGTGATAACCGCCCCGACTGGCGCCCCGCCGTCCCTGTCATCTCCGAGGCCTGGGCCTGTCCGCTCCGCAAGGAAACCCCGGTCCTCACTCTCGATGACTACATCCCCGCTGCTCGCCTGATCTCCACCGGCCGCATCACCCGCACCGCCTCCACCGCTGCCCTCCCCGACCACGAGGTCGGCCGCCGTATCCGCGAAACCCTGCACCACCCTGACCGTGGCGCGGGCGTCCCGCCCGCAACGTGGCATGGGCATCCTGCCCATGATTCCGACGTGGCACGGGCATCCTTGCCCGTGAGCGTTGCCTCTCCGCGTGCCGCGGGCGTCCCGCCCGCCGACGACGCGCAGCGTCGCCCGCTCCCTTCAATAGTGTTGAATGTTCAGCGTTCGGTGTTCGACGACGGCGCAGCCGTCGCCGCCTCCACCTACACCACTCTCGACTTCGCCCGTCCCGTCCACGGCTACCTCACTCTCGACATCGCCGATGCCCCCGCCGGCGCGATTCTCGAATTCGGCTACGGCGAACTCGCCACCAATCCCCGCGACGGCGCTCCCCTCATCACGTCCGACGGCCATTTTGACCCCGAATTCACCTGCGGTTCCCCTTTCGGGGATCGTGTCATCCTGCGTGGCGGTCCGCAAACCGTCACCCTCCCCGAAGAACGCACCTGGCGCTACCTTCTTGTCCACCGAAGCGACGACAACCTCGCCACCACGGTCATCTCCCGCATCGCCTGCCGCACCAGTCAGCACCCCGTCACCCAAACCGGCGCCTTTGAAATCCTGGATTCCCAATTTCAAATCCGGGCGCCCCGCTTCGGCGCGGCCCTCGTCCGCCTCTGCCTCGACCACGCCCGTATCACCATGTCCGATACCTACGTGGACACCCCGGGCCGCGAGGACGCGCAGTGGCTCGAAGACATCCAGTACCGCGCCCGCCTCGCTGCCACGTGGTTTGGAGACACGGCGCTCCGCCAGGTCACGCTCCGCCACGCCGTCGAGCAGCAGGACCCGCAAACCGGCCTCTTCCGTGTCTTCGCTCCCGAAGACTACCAGACCTCCGGTTGCCAATTCCTCGACTGGGGCATGACCTGGATCGGCCTCCTCCACGACGACTGGCAATGGACCGGCCAGACCACCCTTCTCCAACGCTACTACCCTGCGCTAAAAAAATTTCTCACCGCACTTAAACACTTAACCACTGCCGACGGCCTCCTCACCGGGGAAAACTGTCTCGCCGACAACCACGGCAGCCAACGCCTCGATCACGCCACCGGCGAATCCGGCTACGAAAGCATCCCCAACACCTGGTATTACGGCTACCTCCTGCAATCCGCGGAAATCGCCGACGCCCTCGACGAATCCGCCGACGCCGCCGAATACCGTCACCGCGCCGCCCGCCTCCGTGCCGCCTTCCGGCGGTTCCTTACGGAAAGCCAGAGGCCAGAGCCCGGAGGCCAGAAGCCAGAAAAAACCACAACATCCGCTCTCCACTCGCATGACGGCTCTGGCCTCCGGACTCCGGACTCTGGCTTCTGGCCTCTATCCTCCGGCCTCTGTTCCGTCGCCGAACTCTGGACCTCCGATGCCGGTCCCCATGCCTGGGGCCAGGCCGCCGTGGTCAATGCCATCTACCACGGACTCATCCCCGACCGCGCCACGGCCCGCGCCATGCTGCAAACCGCCTTCCCTGCGCCCGACGGCATCCCTCCCCAAAATTCTCCGATCAAACGCTGGAACACGCCCACCACAATCTACCGCGCCCTCTGCGTCCTGAGCGAACACGGCCTCGGCCCCCTCGCCGCCGCGCACCTCGCCGCCACCTACGGTCCGCACCTCCCCGACGGCCCCCTCCCCGAATATTTCCTCTCCGGCCCGGATCGCCAGCCCGTTGACCCGACCGGTTCGCACGGCTGGGCGGCGGTCCCCCTCGCCTGGCTCCACGACACCGTCCTCGGCGTCCGTTACCACCACGCCACCCCGACCACCTCCGCCCGCATTGTAGTAAAACCTCACTACGCCGGCTGGGACACCGTATCCGGCACCGTCGTCACTCCCGCCGGCCCGGTCACCGTCCGCATCGACTGGTCCGCACGCTCGCTCGACGTCGCCGCTCCGGATGGTGTGCCTGTAGTCAAAAACCTTCCGGTTTTCACTGGAAACAACACCCGTGCGCCAAACCAGGAGGATACTACTCCGCAAACCGTATCATTAACCTCATGA
- a CDS encoding glucose-inhibited division protein A, which produces MPVTHEPDVLVIGAGPAGIGAAVAAARNGAKVLLVERYGFLGGNLTAAMVNPMFTFHDIRGEQVIRGIAGEVVERLVALTASPGHVTDLTFDNASMTPFDPEGMKLLLFDMTEEAGVELLLHSVFVDAVAEDGQVRHVIIENKSGRQAIRPKFVIDCSADADVVARIGAPFEMGRADDGALQPVTLFFRIGGIDHGLLRSWMKANRERLKDSPTDEEIDSNRMLAFLGLSDLVKEAMQAGEYPAEAAPRILMYQLPNDGQVAVNCTRLQGINGTRVEDLTRAEVATRRQAWQVHRFLRKHVGGFEASCIVDTGVQVGVRETRRIVGDYTMVEEDVLSSRAFPDGIACGTFAIDIHPPDGKTQIFTGSGRAVYEIPYRSLLPQGVDNLLVAGRCISATHHAFGSVRVMATAMAIGQGAGTAAALAVNNGVSSRAINTDEVRSRLIQQGQYLLGTSVPSLREKSLELKRTRGQGSRAGHHNPFMNPSSGMETGTASL; this is translated from the coding sequence GTGCCGGTGACGCACGAGCCGGATGTGCTGGTAATCGGCGCGGGGCCGGCGGGGATCGGCGCGGCGGTGGCGGCGGCGCGCAACGGAGCGAAGGTGCTGCTGGTGGAGCGTTACGGTTTTCTCGGAGGAAACCTGACGGCGGCGATGGTGAATCCGATGTTCACGTTTCACGACATCCGCGGCGAACAGGTGATACGGGGAATCGCGGGCGAGGTGGTGGAACGGCTGGTGGCACTCACGGCCTCGCCGGGCCATGTGACGGATCTGACGTTCGACAACGCGTCGATGACGCCTTTCGACCCGGAGGGGATGAAGCTGCTGTTGTTCGACATGACGGAGGAGGCGGGGGTGGAACTTTTGTTGCACAGCGTGTTCGTGGACGCAGTGGCGGAGGACGGACAGGTGCGACATGTGATCATCGAAAACAAATCCGGACGACAGGCGATCCGTCCGAAGTTTGTCATCGACTGTTCGGCAGACGCCGACGTGGTTGCCAGAATCGGGGCTCCGTTTGAGATGGGACGCGCGGATGATGGCGCGTTGCAACCGGTGACGCTTTTTTTCCGGATCGGCGGCATCGATCATGGCCTTCTTCGCAGCTGGATGAAGGCCAATCGCGAACGGTTGAAGGATTCGCCAACCGACGAGGAAATCGATTCGAACCGGATGCTGGCGTTTCTCGGGCTGTCCGATCTGGTGAAGGAGGCGATGCAGGCGGGCGAGTATCCCGCGGAGGCGGCGCCGAGAATCCTGATGTATCAGCTCCCCAATGACGGACAGGTCGCGGTAAACTGCACGCGTCTGCAAGGGATCAATGGAACGCGGGTGGAGGACCTGACCCGGGCGGAAGTTGCCACACGTCGTCAGGCCTGGCAGGTTCATCGGTTCCTTCGCAAGCATGTCGGCGGATTCGAGGCGTCCTGCATTGTCGATACCGGTGTGCAGGTGGGCGTGCGCGAGACGCGACGGATCGTCGGCGATTATACGATGGTAGAGGAAGATGTGTTGAGCAGCCGGGCATTCCCGGACGGGATCGCCTGCGGGACATTTGCGATCGATATCCATCCTCCGGATGGAAAAACACAGATATTCACCGGTTCGGGCAGGGCGGTATACGAGATTCCGTATCGCAGCCTGTTGCCCCAGGGCGTGGACAACCTGCTGGTGGCGGGTCGTTGTATTTCGGCGACACACCATGCCTTTGGCTCGGTCCGCGTGATGGCGACCGCGATGGCCATAGGCCAGGGAGCGGGAACGGCAGCCGCACTGGCAGTGAACAACGGGGTATCGTCACGAGCAATCAACACCGACGAGGTACGCTCGCGTCTGATACAGCAGGGCCAATATCTGTTGGGCACGAGTGTGCCATCGCTCAGGGAAAAATCGCTGGAGCTAAAACGAACCCGGGGGCAGGGATCACGGGCAGGGCACCACAATCCGTTTATGAACCCTTCCTCCGGGATGGAGACAGGCACGGCATCTCTCTGA